Proteins from a genomic interval of Oncorhynchus kisutch isolate 150728-3 linkage group LG28, Okis_V2, whole genome shotgun sequence:
- the LOC109872957 gene encoding spectrin beta chain, non-erythrocytic 1 isoform X2 encodes MSTISPTDFDSQEIQQQYNDINNRWDLAAETDWDNENSSARLFERSRIKALADEREAVQKKTFTKWVNSHLGRVTCRIGDLYTDLRDGRMLIRLLEVLSGEQLPKPTKGRMRIHCLENVDKALQFLKEQKVHLENMGSHDIVDGNHRLTLGLIWTIILRFQIQDISVETEDNKEKKSAKEALLLWCQMKTAGYPNVNVHNFTTSWRDGLAFNAIVHKHRPDVIEFDSLKRSNAHYNLQNAFNTAENKLGLTKLLDPEDVNVDQPDEKSIITYVATYYHYFSKMKALAVEGKRVGKVLDYAIEADQLVGNYESLASELLQWIEQTILTLNDRQLANSLSAVQNQLQAFNTYRTVEKPPKFTEKGNLEVLLFTIQSKMRANNQKVYMPREGKLISDINKAWERLEKAEHERELALRNELIRQEKLEMLAARFDRKAAMRETWLSENQRLVSQDNFGVDLGAVDAATRKHEAIETDIGAYGERVAAVEAVARELEAENYHDVRRVLARRDNVLRLWEYLKELLAARRERLNAHRDLQRLLQEMRSIMDWMGEMKGRLQSQDSGKHLHDVEDLLQTHNLVEADISAQAEGVRGVQGAAQRFTSDQQVYKPCEPALVGEKVSLLGRAYEELGQLAGERRVRLEDSRRLWQFLWELGEEAAWIREQEQILAGGDCGRDLTSALHLLSKHEAFRDEMAARYGPLGNSIAAGQTLVEEGHIGAPECTERIRDVRAQWAHLEETSQLREQQLKEAVALHQFQTDANDMEAWILETLRQVSSQEVGHDEFSTQTLARKQREVEEEIQSHRTLIDSLHEQALTLPPVHANSPQVEGRLPAIEQRYHELEALSASRRQALEGALALYRMYSEAGACQLWVGEKEQWLDGMQIPTKLEDLEVVQQRFETLEPEMNNLGTRISDVNQVAQQLLGSDNLSKEQIHQTQDQLNNRWKEFQRLADQRKQALESALNIQNYHLECNEIQSWMREKTKVIESTESLGNDLAGVMALQRKLTGMERDLEAIQGKLDDLKKEAETLAEEHPDQAEEIHAHLGEIQEVWQELNATMKRREESLGEASKLQGFLRDLDDFQSWLSRTQTAVASEDIPTSLPEAEHLLSQHESIKNEVDNYKEDYEKMRAVGDEVTQGQTDAQYMFLAQRLQALDTGWHELRRMWENRHSILAQAFDFQSFLREVKQAEGFLNSQEYVLSHTEMPSSLQGAEEAIKKHEDFLTTMEASEEKITGVVEAGRRLVNDLNANSDKIQEKADSIQERHQKNREAANELLSKLKDNRELQHFLQDGQELTLWINEKMLTAQDMSYDEARNLHSKWQKHQAFMAELASNKDWLDKIDKEGQALVTEKPELQPVVQQTLESLQSQWEELENTTRTKAQCLFDANRAELFTQSCSALDVWLKNLSGQLQSDDFGKDLTSVNILLKKHQMLEHQMEVREKEVQSLQSQALALSQEDAGGAVVEVDGQQRRVTDSFSQLQDPLNQRRQQLLASKEAHQFNRDLEDEILWVKERMPLATSTDHGKDLSSVQLLIKKNQTLQKEIQGHQPRIDDIQTHRRGMSPGQEEMDGERRSALEGRLVELRDSWAQLIAETDERHARLVEANRAQQFYTDAAEAEAWMGEQELHMMSEEKAKDEQSALVMVKKHQTLEQTLEDYAQPIHQLANSSRTMMTSEHPESERINLRQAQVDKLYAGLKDLAEERRGRLQERLRLTQLKREVDDLEQWIAEREVVAGSHELGQDYEHVTMLRDKFREFARDTSTIGQERVDGVNGLADDLIESGHPENASVAEWKDGLNEAWADLLELIDTRTQMLSASYELHRFHQDAREALGRVREKKEALPSDLGRDLNTVQHLHRQHTAYEHDIQALSGQVNQVQDDAARLQKAYAGEKAEEIHRSERSVTEAWEGLLGAGQARRHLLLDTVEKFRFVNMVRDLMLWMDGVNLQIDAHDSPRDVSSAGLVIANHQDIKSEIETRADSFTTCNEMGHSLINNNHYAADEILEKLDQLQDKRDEISNKWQDKMDHLLIVLEVLQFGRDACVAETWLAGQEPLVRGAELGSNVDEVESLIKRHEAFEKLAAGWEERFTLLEKLTTLEEQEIQRRREEEERARRTPTPPPTEEVAPSEAETHDARTSLDQTTLNQSVSVNGVHSYQDTSQSLSVSSVSVEKKEKCEPVSKPVSKPKHPLRGSESDSVNGPGRDSGLASSRLDPSATLPSKGDNAGTDAMEGLLYRKQEMETHAKRAASRSWQNVYCVLRKGSLGFYKDQKSASGGIPYHGEVPISLGEAVCEVAHDYKKRKHVFKLRLGDGKEFLFQAKDEPEMASWIHSIHSCIPAGGTGDRSPGGPRALSRAMTMPPISPSSAEAAGVTMRNKEGKEKDREKRFSFFGKKK; translated from the exons aTGAGCGCGAAGCGGTGCAGAAGAAAACCTTCACTAAGTGGGTGAACTCTCACCTGGGCCGTGTGACGTGCCGCATCGGGGACCTGTACACTGACCTGAGAGATGGACGCATGCTCATCCGCCTGCTGGAGGTGCTGTCAGGAGAACAGCTG CCGAAGCCCACCAAGGGGCGTATGCGTATCCACTGCCTGGAGAATGTGGACAAGGCCCTGCAGTTCCTCAAGGAGCAGAAGGTCCACCTGGAGAACATGGGCTCTCACGACATCGTGGACGGGAACCACCGCCTCACCCTGGGTCTCATCTGGACCATCATCCTCCGCTTCCAG ATCCAGGACATCAGCGTGGAGACTGAGGATAACAAGGAGAAGAAGTCTGCCAAAGAGGCCCTGCTTCTCTGGTGCCAGATGAAGACCGCTGg GTACCCCAACGTCAACGTTCACAACTTCACCACCAGCTGGAGAGACGGCCTGGCGTTCAACGCCATCGTGCACAAACACAG ACCGGACGTGATTGAGTTTGACAGCCTGAAGCGTTCCAACGCCCACTACAACCTCCAGAATGCCTTCAACACGGCAGAGAATAAGCTGGGCCTCACCAAACTCCTGGACCCAGAAG ATGTCAACGTTGACCAGCCGGATGAGAAGTCCATCATCACCTACGTGGCCACCTACTACCACTACTTCTCCAAGATGAAGGCCCTGGCTGTGGAGGGCAAGAGGGTTGGCAAG gTGCTGGACTATGCCATTGAGGCTGACCAGCTGGTTGGGAACTATGAGAGCCTGGCGTCAGAGCTGCTGCAGTGGATCGAGCAGACCATTCTGACCCTGAACGACCGGCAGCTGGCCAACTCCCTGAGCGCCGTGCAGAACCAGCTGCAAGCCTTCAACACCTACCGCACCGTGGAGAAACCCCCTAA GTTCACAGAGAAAGGCAACCTGGAGGTGCTGCTGTTCACCATTCAGAGCAAGATGAGAGCCAACAACCAGAAGGTGTACATGCCCAGAGAGGGCAAGCTCATCTCTGACATCAACAAG GCGTGGGAGCGCCTGGAGAAGGCGGAGCACGAGCGGGAGCTGGCGCTGAGGAACGAGCTGATTCGCCAGGAGAAGCTGGAGATGCTCGCCGCTCGTTTCGACCGCAAGGCCGCCATGAGGGAGACCTGGCTGAGCGAGAACCAGCGGCTCGTCTCTCAG GACAACTTTGGCGTGGACCTGGGAGCGGTGGACGCCGCGACTCGTAAACACGAGGCCATCGAGACGGACATCGGGGCGTACGGGGAGCGCGTGGCGGCCGTGGAGGCGGTGGCCAGGGAGCTGGAGGCAGAGAATTACCACGACGTGCGCCGTGTGCTGGCGAGGAGGGACAACGTGCTGCGGCTGTGGGAGTATCTGAAGGAGCTGTTAGCCGCTCGCAGGGAGAGACTCAACGCACACCGTGACCTGCAGAGACTGCTGCAGGAGATGAGATCCATCATGGACTGGATGGGAGAGATGAAG GGTCGCCTGCAGTCCCAGGACAGTGGGAAGCACCTGCATGATGTGGAGGACCTGCTGCAGACTCACAACCTGGTGGAGGCAGACATCTCAGCCCAGGCAGAGGGGGTCCGTGGGGTCCAGGGAGCCGCTCAGCGCTTCACCTCGGACCAACAGG tCTACAAACCGTGTGAGCCGGCGCTGGTGGGAGAGAAGGTGTCTCTGCTGGGCCGGGCCTATGAGGAGCTGGGCCAGCTGGCCGGGGAGCGGAGGGTGCGCCTCGAGGATTCACGGCGCCTCTGGCAGTTCCTGTGGGAGCTGGGAGAGGAGGCGGCCTGGATCAGAGAGCAGGAGCAGATCCTGGCTGGAGGAGACTGTGGCCGCGACCTCACCTCCGCCCTGCACCTACTCAGCAAGCACGAGGCCTTCAGAGACGAGATGGCAGCCCGCTACGGCCCTCTGGGCAACAGCATCGCCGCCGGACAGAccctggtggaggagggacacatTGGAGCCCCAGAGTGCACTGAGAGGATCAGGGACGTCCGCGCTCAGTGGGCCCACCTGGAGGAG ACGTCCCAGCTGAGGGAGCAGCAGCTGAAGGAGGCAGTGGCCCTGCACCAGTTCCAGACGGACGCCAACGACATGGAGGCCTGGATCCTGGAGACGCTGCGCCAGGTGTCCAGCCAGGAGGTGGGCCACGACGAGTTCTCCACCCAGACCTTGGCCCGCAagcagagggaggtggaggaggagatccAGAGCCACCGCACCCTCATCGACTCCCTGCACGAGCAGGCCCTCACCCTGCCCCCGGTCCATGCAAACTCCCCTCAG GTAGAGGGCCGTCTGCCTGCCATAGAGCAGCGTTACCACGAGCTGGAGGCCCTGTCTGCGTCGCGGCGTCAGGCCCTGGAGGGGGCGCTGGCCCTCTACCGCATGTACAGCGAGGCGGGCGCCTGCCAGCTGTGGGTGGGGGAGAAGGAACAGTGGCTGGACGGCATGCAGATCCCCACCAAACTGGAAGACCTGGAGGTGGTGCAGCAGAG GTTCGAGACCCTGGAGCCTGAGATGAACAACCTGGGGACTCGTATCTCTGATGTCAACCAGGTGGCTCAACAGCTGCTGGGATCAGACAACCTCAGCAAAGAGCAGATCCACCAGACACAAGACCAGCTCAACAACAG GTGGAAGGAGTTCCAGCGTCTGGCGGACCAGAGGAAACAGGCCCTGGAGTCGGCCCTCAACATCCAGAACTACCACCTGGAGTGTAACGAGATCCAGAGCTGGATGAGAGAGAAGACCAAGGTGATCGAGTCCACCGAGAGCCTGGGCAACGACCTGGCTGGTGTCATGGCCCTGCAGCGCAAACTCACCGGcatggagagagacctggaggCCATTCAG GGTAAGTTGGACGACCTGAAGAAGGAGGCAGAGACGCTGGCTGAGGAGCACCCGGACCAGGCAGAGGAGATCCATGCCCACCTGGGGGAGATCCAGGAGGTGTGGCAGGAGCTCAACGCCACCATGAAGCGTCGCGAGGAGTCTCTGGGCGAAGCCAGTAAGCTGCAGGGATTCCTCCGGGACCTGGATGACTTCCAGTCCTGGCTGTCCCGCACGCAGACCGCCGTGGCGTCCGAGGACATCCCCACCTCGCTGCCAGAGGCTGAGCACCTGCTCTCCCAGCACGAGAGCATCAAAAACGAGGTGGACAACTACAAGGAGGACTATGAGAAGATGCGGGCGGTGGGTGATGAGGTGACTCAGGGCCAGACGGACGCCCAGTACATGTTCCTGGCCCAGAGGCTGCAGGCGCTGGACACCGGCTGGCATGAGCTGCGCCGGATGTGGGAGAACCGCCACAGCATTCTGGCCCAAGCCTTCGACTTCCAGAGCTTCCTGAGGGAAGTCAAGCAGGCTGAGGGCTTCCTCAACAGCCAG GAGTATGTGCTGTCCCACACTGAGATGCCCTCCAGCCTGCAGGGGGCAGAGGAGGCCATCAAGAAGCACGAGGACTTCCTGACCACCATGGAGGCCAGTGAGGAGAAGATCACGGGCGTGGTGGAGGCCGGACGCCGCCTGGTCAACGACCTTAACGCCAACTCTGACAAGATCCAGGAGAAGGCCGACTCCATCCAGGAGAGACATCAGAAGAATAGGGAAGCTGCAAATGAACTCCTGTCTAAACTGAAGGACAACCGCGAACTTCAGCACTTCCTGCAGGACGGACAGGAG ctgacTCTGTGGATCAATGAGAAGATGCTGACAGCTCAGGACATGTCGTACGACGAGGCCAGGAACCTCCACAGCAAGTGGCAGAAACACCAGGCCTTCATGGCTGAGCTGGCCTCCAACAAAGACTGGCTGGATAAGATCGATAAG GAGGGCCAGGCCCTGGTGACGGAGAAGCCGGAGCTACAGCCTGTAGTCCAGCAAACTCTGGAGAGCCTGCAGAGCCAATGGGAAGAGCTAGAGAACACTACGCGCACCAAGGCTCAGTGCCTCTTCGATGCCAACAGGGCAGAGCTCTTCACCCAGAGCTGCTCTGCTCTGGACGTGTGGCTGAAGAACCTGTCAGGGCAGCTTCAGAGCGACGACTTCGGCAAGGACCTGACCTCCGTCAACATCCTGCTCAAGAAGCACCAG atgctgGAGCACCAGATGGAGGTGCGTGAGAAGGAGGTGCAGTCGCTGCAGTCCCAGGCGCTGGCGCTGTCCCAGGAAGATGCTGGTGGGGCCGTGGTGGAGGTGGACGGCCAGCAGAGACGTGTCACTGACAGCTTCTCCCAGCTCCAGGACCCCCTCAACCAGAGGCGGCAGCAACTGCTGGCTTCCAAGGAGGCCCACCAGTtcaacagagacctggaggatgaGATT CTgtgggtgaaggagaggatgCCCCTGGCCACATCCACAGACCATGGGAAGGACCTGTCCAGTGTGCAGCTGCTCATCAAGAAGAACCAG ACTTTGCAGAAGGAGATCCAGGGCCACCAGCCCCGTATTGATGACATCCAGACCCACCGCAGGGGGATGTCCCCAGGGCAGGAGGAGATGGACGGGGAGAGGCGGTCTGCTCTGGAGGGGCGTCTGGTGGAGCTCCGGGACTCCTGGGCCCAGCTCATCGCTGAGACGGACGAGCGCCACGCCCGGCTGGTGGAGGCTAACCGCGCCCAGCAGTTCTACACCGACGCTGCCGAGGCCGAGGCCTGGATGGGAGAGCAGGAGCTACACATGATGTCAGAGGAGAAGGCCAag GATGAGCAGAGCGCTCTGGTGATGGTGAAGAAGCACCAGACGTTAGAACAGACCTTGGAGGACTACGCCCAGCCCATCCACCAGCTGGCCAACAGCAGCCGCACCATGATGACCAGCGAACACCCAGAGAG CGAGCGTATCAACCTACGGCAAGCCCAGGTGGACAAGCTGTACGCAGGGCTGAAGGACCTGGCTGAGGAGCGTCGTGGGCGTCTCCAGGAGAGGCTGAGGCTGACCCAGCTGAAGAGAGAGGTGGACGACCTGGAGCAGTGGATCGCTGAGAGGGAGGTGGTGGCCGGATCCCATGAGCTGGGACAGGACTACGAACATGTCACC atGCTGCGGGACAAGTTCCGCGAGTTTGCTCGGGACACCAGCACCATCGGCCAGGAGCGCGTGGACGGCGTTAACGGGCTGGCCGATGACCTCATCGAGTCGGGTCACCCTGAGAACGCCAGCGTGGCAGAGTGGAAGGACGGGCTGAACGAGGCGTGGGCCGACCTGCTGGAGCTGATCGACACGCGCACCCAGATGCTATCCGCCTCCTACGAGCTGCACCGCTTCCACCAGGACGCCCGCGAGGCGCTGGGGAGGGTCCGGGAGAAGAAGGAGGCGCTGCCCTCTGACCTGGGCCGTGACCTCAACACCGTCCAGCACCTCCACCGACAGCACACCGCCTACGAGCACGACATCCAGGCCCTCAGCGGACAG GTGAACCAGGTGCAGGACGACGCGGCGCGGCTGCAGAAGGCCTACGCCGGGGAGAAGGCCGAGGAGATCCACCGGAGCGAACGCTCTGTCACTGAGGCCTGGGAGGGTCTGCTGGGGGCCGGCCAGGCTCGCCGTCACCTCCTGCTGGACACCGTGGAGAAGTTCCGCTTCGTCAACATGGTGCGTGACCTCATGTTGTGGATGGACGGGGTCAACCTGCAGATCGACGCCCACGACAGCCCCAG ggacGTGTCCTCTGCAGGGTTGGTCATAGCCAACCATCAGGACATCAAGTCTGAGATCGAGACCCGGGCAGACAGCTTCACCACCTGCAATGAGATGGGACACTCTCTCATCAACAACAACCACTATGCAGCTGATGAG ATCCTGGAGAAACTGGACCAGCTCCAGGATAAGAGGGATGAGATCAGCAACAAGTGGCAGGACAAGATGGACCACCTCCTGATAG TTCTGGAGGTGCTGCAGTTTGGCCGGGATGCGTGCGTGGCAGAGACGTGGCTGGCAGGCCAGGAGCCCCTGGTGCGGGGGGCCGAGCTGGGCTCTAACGTGGACGAGGTGGAGAGCCTGATCAAACGCCACGAGGCCTTCGAGAAGCTGGCCGCCGGCTGGGAGGAACGCTTCACCCTGCTGGAGAAACTCACCACG CTGGAGGAGCAGGAGAtccagaggaggagggaggaggaggagagggcgaGGCGAACCCCCACACCACCCCCGACAGAAGAGGTGGCCCCGTCTGAGGCCGAAACACATGATGCCAG gaccagcctggaccagacCACACTCAACCAGTCAGTATCAGTCAATGGAGTCCACAGCTACCAGGACACCTCCCAG TCGTTATCAGTATCATCAGTGTCAGTGGAAAAGAAAGAGAAGTGTGAACCTGTCTCTAAACCTGTGTCTAAGCCAAAGCATCCGCTGCGC GGTTCTGAGTCCGACTCTGTGAATGGTCCGGGGAGGGACAGCGGGCTGGCGTCTTCACGCCTGGACCCGTCTGCCACGCTACCCAGCAAGGGAGATAACGCTGGCACAGACGCCATGGAAGGCCTGCTCTACCGCAAGCAGGAGATGGAGACCCACGCCAAGAGGGCAGCTAGCAG gTCCTGGCAGAATGTCTACTGCGTTCTGCGTAAGGGCAGCCTTGGCTTCTACAAGGACCAGAAGAGCGCCTCTGGCGGGATCCCCTACCACGGAGAAGTCCCCATCAGCCTGggagaggctgtgtgtgaggtggCGCACGACTACAAGAAGAGGAAACACGTCTTCAAGTTacg GCTAGGGGATGGTAAGGAGTTCCTGTTCCAAGCTAAAGATGAG CCGGAGATGGCCTCGTGGATCCACTCCATTCATAGCTGCATCCCAGCAGGGGGGACAGGAGACCGCTCCCCCGGAGGCCCCAGGGCCCTGAGTCGAGCCATGACTATGCCCCCCATCTCCCCTAGCTCAGCAGAGGCTGCAGGGGTCACCATGCGCAACAAGGAGGGCAAGGAGAAGGACCGTGAAAAGAGGTTCAGCTTCTTTGGCAAGAAGAAATAA